In Henningerozyma blattae CBS 6284 chromosome 7, complete genome, a single genomic region encodes these proteins:
- the TUB2 gene encoding beta-tubulin (similar to Saccharomyces cerevisiae TUB2 (YFL037W); ancestral locus Anc_8.27) has translation MREIIHISTGQCGNQIGAAFWETICGEHGLDYNGNYHGTDDIQKARLGVYFNEASSGKYVPRSVNVDLEPGTIDTVKNSELGNLFRPDNYIFGQSSAGNVWAKGHYTEGAELVDSVMDVIRREAEGCDSLQGFQITHSLGGGTGSGMGTLLISKIREEYPDRMMATFSVVPSPKTSDTVVEPYNATLSVHQLVEYSDETFCIDNEALYDICQRTLKLQQPSYNDLNNLVSSVMSGVTTSLRYPGQLNSDLRKLAVNLVPFPRLHFFMVGYAPLTAMGSQSFRSLTVPELTQQMFDPKNMMAASDPRKGRYLTVAAFFRGKVSVKEVEDEMLKVQTRNSSYFVEWIPNNVQTSVCSVPPKGLDMSATFIGNSTSIQELFRRVGSQFSVMFKRKAFLHWYTTEGMDEMEFTEAEANMNDLVSEYQQYQEATVGDEDLNDEVYDNEPEPIPQQDQQMAESFE, from the coding sequence atgagaGAAATCATCCATATTTCAACCGGTCAATGTGGTAATCAAATCGGTGCTGCCTTTTGGGAAACAATCTGTGGTGAACACGGTTTGGATTACAACGGTAACTACCATGGTACTGATGATATTCAAAAAGCTCGTCTAGGTGTTTATTTCAATGAAGCCTCTTCTGGTAAATATGTCCCAAGATCCGTCAATGTCGATTTAGAACCAGGTACTATTGATACCGTTAAGAACTCAGAACTAGGAAACTTGTTTAGACCTGACAACTATATTTTCGGCCAATCTTCAGCAGGTAATGTTTGGGCTAAAGGTCATTACACTGAAGGTGCTGAATTAGTTGATTCAGTTATGGATGTTATTAGACGTGAAGCTGAAGGGTGTGATTCTTTGCAAGGTTTCCAAATCACTCACTCTTTAGGTGGTGGTACTGGTTCTGGTATGGGTACTTTGTTGATTTCCAAAATCAGAGAAGAATACCCAGATAGAATGATGGCTACTTTCTCTGTTGTCCCCTCTCCAAAGACTTCTGATACCGTTGTTGAACCTTATAACGCTACTCTTTCTGTCCACCAATTGGTTGAATATTCTGATGAAACTTTCTgtattgataatgaagCCTTGTATGATATTTGTCAAAGAACTCTAAAATTACAACAACCTTCTTACAATGATTTGAATAACTTAGTTTCCAGTGTTATGTCTGGTGTTACCACTTCTCTACGTTACCCAGGTCAACTAAATTCTGATCTAAGAAAGTTGGCTGTTAACTTAGTTCCATTCCCGCGTTTACATTTTTTCATGGTTGGCTATGCTCCACTAACTGCTATGGGTTCCCAATCATTTAGATCTTTGACTGTTCCAGAATTAACTCAACAAATGTTTGATCCTAAGAATATGATGGCTGCTTCTGATCCAAGAAAAGGTAGATATTTGACTGTTGCCGCCTTTTTCAGAGGTAAAGTTTCGGTTAAAGAAgttgaagatgaaatgTTAAAAGTACAAACAAGAAATTCCTCATACTTTGTTGAATGGATTCCAAATAACGTACAAACATCTGTCTGTTCAGTTCCTCCTAAGGGCTTAGATATGTCTGCCACTTTTATTGGTAACTCTACATCTattcaagaattatttagaaGAGTTGGCAGTCAATTCTCTGTCATGTTCAAGAGAAAGGCTTTCTTACATTGGTATACTACAGAAGGTATGGATGAAATGGAATTCACAGAAGCTGAAGCTAATATGAATGATTTAGTTAGTGAATATCAACAATATCAAGAAGCTACTGTTGGTGATGAAGACTTAAATGACGAAGTGTACGATAATGAGCCAGAACCTATTCCACAACAAGATCAACAAATGGCAGAATCTTTTGAATAA
- the MSH4 gene encoding MutS family protein MSH4 (similar to Saccharomyces cerevisiae MSH4 (YFL003C); ancestral locus Anc_8.73) produces the protein MSEGNISNLLDTNIFDNTSRDYGTSDENSRAPTTTLCTSRQIVKNNSAAKLTTLKGNQINNKKRVDNSNTRNTFSKRINSSLLNPLIFSNTNSRLATQKQYNVATRNSKLASKQSKAINTNRNTAISTILNQNYPIICSIYENPKSIENKIGMSIVNYNTGELILSEFLDSQIFIRTINRLKIFNPIEILLSANSIKPIFSKLANLIKLNIDDSVKIIEINNLKLYNSEVGLQNITGYTMELTKESKSTNLNLNSEEYKFEDIKNKHFALMATSALIRYINDCLSKNNPAIYHKFKYFRIKLETIENTMLIDSKTIADLQLIENNTSSSSNKNIKNLTVCNYLDKTCTKMGKRCFRNNLLQPLINEKLINMRYEAVKELATLCDQDLEGENILEQLRAVLKEFHDLDKLFSKLLTVNSIGIQSTQKLNYLICLKTNLQAIDNLKNVLNRYADSLNSFILKEITKILNNEITQEIRVLIDSSLNDDCTWAHSPLDLQNQKCYAVRAGANGLLDISRQIYKKITDEILQEIEDLEENYSLTLDHSFDNTRGYYIRIKKTTILSNDDNLPSEFLNIVNKKNCIECNTLKVLKLNARLKEVISEIILISETVIEELLSNISNKISTLFMVSEAISILDLLTCFTNNLKTFNYCIPVLSDKIILKNSRHPILERELKDFIPNDVTSIRQTSSLQIITGYNMSGKSVLLKQIALLTIMSQMGSPIPADYAMMPIFKKLHTRICNENFEVNSSNFSFEMKEMAYFLDDITPETLLIIDELGRNSSIYDGFAISLAITEFLLQKKCTVFLSTHFQNIAHILKNKPSVLHLHMAADLSRDNKLKMKYTIGKEYNYVDNPGIKIVSNFFEPEIIEEAYNIAALLHLEKKSSNPSQCTEFEQNQILVKKLKMIHNLVEILKELLRQDDKELCLKTLQDTQLEFIKKFDL, from the coding sequence ATGAGTGAAGgcaatatttctaatttactTGAcactaatatttttgataacACTTCAAGAGACTATGGCACTTCAGATGAGAACTCTAGGGCGCCAACGACTACTCTATGTACTAGCAGACAGATAGTTAAGAACAATTCAGCTGCTAAACTAACAACTTTGAAGGgtaatcaaattaataacaaaaagAGAGTAGATAATTCCAACACCAGAAACACCTTCTCTAAACgaataaattcttctttattaaacCCTTTAATCTTTTCCAATACAAACTCAAGACTTGCTACACAAAAGCAATATAATGTAGCAACTAGAAACTCAAAATTGGCTTCAAAACAATCAAAAGCAATCAATACAAACAGAAACACAGCTATTTCtacaattttaaatcaaaattatccAATAATTTGTAGCATTTATGAAAATCCAAAGAGTATTGAGAATAAAATTGGAATGTCTATCGTAAATTATAATACAGGTGAATTGATATTATCTGAATTTTTGGATTCACAGATTTTTATCAGAACaattaatagattaaaaatttttaatcccattgaaattttattatcagcAAACTCAATCAAgccaatattttcaaaattagcaaatttaattaaacttaatattgatgattctgtgaaaataattgaaatcaataatttgaaaCTTTATAATTCAGAAGTTggtttacaaaatattactgGCTACACAATGGAATTAACTAAGGAATCAAAATCTACTAATTTGAACTTAAATTCAGAGGAGTATAAATTcgaagatattaaaaataaacacTTTGCCTTAATGGCAACGTCTGCCTTAATCAgatatattaatgattgtttaagtaaaaataatccCGCTATTTAccataaatttaaatattttagaattaaactagaaacaattgaaaatactATGCTAATTGATTCAAAAACTATTGCAGATTTACAATTAATCGAAAATAATACATCATCGagttctaataaaaatattaaaaatttaactgTGTGCAATTATTTAGACAAAACATGTACAAAAATGGGTAAAAGATGTTTCAggaataatttattacagcctttaattaatgaaaaattgataaatatgaGGTATGAAGCGGTAAAGGAGTTAGCAACTTTATGTGATCAAGATTTAGAAGGAGAAAATATTCTAGAACAACTTAGAGCAGTGTTAAAAGAGTTTCATGATTTGgacaaattattttcaaaattgttGACTGTAAATTCAATTGGAATTCAATCAActcaaaaattgaattatttaatttgtttaaagACAAATTTGCAAgcaattgataatttgaaaaatgtcTTAAATAGATACGCTGACAGcttaaattcttttattttgaaagaaataacaaaaatattgaataatgaaattactCAAGAAATTCGAGTACTCATTGACTCATCTTTGAATGATGATTGTACATGGGCTCATTCTCCGCTTGATttacaaaatcaaaaatgtTATGCTGTAAGGGCTGGAGCAAATGGCTTGTTAGACATTTCAAGACAAATCTATAAGAAGATAACAGACGAAATATTACAAGAAATAGAAGATTTGGAAGAAAATTACTCCTTAACGTTAGATCattcttttgataataCACGTGGTTATTatattagaataaaaaagacCACCATACTGTCGAATGATGACAATCTGCCatctgaatttttaaacattgtgaataaaaaaaattgcatTGAATGTAACACattaaaagttttaaaattaaatgccAGATTGAAAGAAGTAATTtcagaaataatattaataagtGAAACAGTGATAGAAGAACTTTTAAGTAACATTTCTAATAAGATTTCAACTTTATTTATGGTTTCTGAGGCAATCTCAATTCTTGATTTACTCACTTGCTTcactaataatttaaaaacattCAACTATTGTATTCCTGTATTATCAGATAAAATaatcttaaaaaattcaaggCATCCAATCTTAGAGCGTGAACTTAAAGATTTCATCCCTAACGATGTAACATCCATTAGACAAACTTCCTCTTTACAAATCATTACGGGTTATAACATGAGCGGGAAATCAGTGcttttaaaacaaatagCATTGCTAACAATAATGTCACAAATGGGTTCACCAATTCCAGCTGATTATGCTATGATGCcaatatttaagaaattacACACGAGAATTtgtaatgaaaattttgaagttaattcatctaatttttcCTTCGAAATGAAAGAAATGGCATATTTCCTTGATGATATTACGCCAGAAACTTTGCTTATTATCGATGAATTGGGAAGAAATTCAAGTATATATGATGGGTTCGCAATATCATTAGCAATAACTGAATTTCTCCTGCAGAAGAAATGTACTGTATTTTTGTCAACACATTTCCAAAATATTGCCCACatcttaaaaaataaacctTCTGTCCTTCATTTGCATATGGCGGCAGATTTATCTAgagataataaattaaaaatgaagtaTACAATTGGGAAAGAATACAACTATGTTGATAATCCTGGAATAAAGATAGtctcaaatttttttgaaccagaaattattgaagagGCATACAATATAGCAGCATTATTgcatttggaaaaaaaatcatccAATCCAAGCCAATGTACTGAATTTgaacaaaatcaaatacttgtgaaaaaattaaaaatgattcatAATTtagttgaaattttaaaagaattattgaGGCAGGATGATAAAGAACTCTGTTTAAAAACTCTCCAAGATACTCAGCTGGAATTCATCAAAAAATTCGATTTATGA